The Acropora muricata isolate sample 2 chromosome 4, ASM3666990v1, whole genome shotgun sequence genome contains the following window.
CACTCTACAGCAACCCTGACTTGGCTCATGGACTTATTAAAGTGCTGTTCCAGAGGTGTTAGAGCAGCTCCTTTAAAAGGTCCCTGCAAATGCACCCGTAAAGGATATGCCGGATCGCCGTAAATGCATAGAGGGGTACCATCTGGGGCAAAAGAGTAGCGTGACAGGTCATTAAGTAGGCCAGAATCTGCAAGCAGTCCGCTATCGTGCCGTTTTCCCTCAACAGGACCATACAAGTTTGCTATTAGGCCATTGGGTGCCACAACAGACTGAAATTTTATCGAATGAACCCTTTTGTGGCCATTGTAAAGTGCCCGCTGGTTTTGGCCCGGTTTGCAAAGTGGCCGAACCGTTCCATCGATAAAACCCCAACAGGTTTCCAAAGGAGCTCCTTTCGCGTGGATAGACTCTGCAAACTGCTTTAGTTCTGCCTGGGATAGCCATGGCTGCGCCAAATTCCTAAGGAGGTGACCGTAATCGTCAAATATGATGTCTGCAATGCGGTTAGAAATCATACTTAATTGGGGTACAGCTCTG
Protein-coding sequences here:
- the LOC136914827 gene encoding uncharacterized protein, with the protein product MASLRQTREALLLSHAIEVIDEEEFLLLYDVNKSKNPSYPYWNYDAFDLDSMTDDECKSEFRFLKNDVYLLEETLDIPDAIKCYNGVVVDGVEALCIMLKRFSYPCRYVDMMPRFGRAVPQLSMISNRIADIIFDDYGHLLRNLAQPWLSQAELKQFAESIHAKGAPLETCWGFIDGTVRPLCKPGQNQRALYNGHKRVHSIKFQSVVAPNGLIANLYGPVEGKRHDSGLLADSGLLNDLSRYSFAPDGTPLCIYGDPAYPLRVHLQGPFKGAALTPLEQHFNKSMSQVRVAVEWVFGDITNYFAFLDFKKNLKIGLSPVGKMYIVCSLLRNAHTCLYHSSTSEFFGIDPPAIKDYFT